In Rhodamnia argentea isolate NSW1041297 chromosome 5, ASM2092103v1, whole genome shotgun sequence, the DNA window GGTATTCTCTTGGGTATTAAAATGGCAATTTCCTCGGGCATCTCTAAACTTATTGCAGAGGTAAACTTGCAAGCCACTATCTCACTGCTCCAAAAATCAATCCCCTCTCTCAACTTTGGTGAGACGCTCGTTTcttatattcaaaaaattccaTGGGGCCTTTATTATATCATTTGATGGTGACACACGGGCGGTGTAACGAATTATTTGAAAGCGAAAGGGATTCCAAAATTGAAGCACTGCACTATATGACATGCACATCTTCCGAACCATTTGGTTGATTACATCACGTCGGTCGCACGATTCATGGATAAAATAACTCTAGTTAGCGTAACGCGCGTGCCGAGATCCATGTTACTCACCTCGGACCATGGTCTGTTTTTACTAACAACTCCCCAGTTTTATAAACGATATCACGGTACCACCGATATGTCAGCATTCATGTCCCTAGGCAGGCATTCCGTGCACCGGCATGCAATAAATCTACCGGGCAGACCCCAAAAATGAAATAGCAAAATCGAAAATTCGTGTGCATAATGTGTCGTTAGCAGACTCGTCTTGGTTTTTGAGGACGGTGTGaggagactctctctctctctctcagagaaaACGCAAGCATTGTCCACAAGATATAGAGACTAGAGAGCAACCCATGATATCTGTTCACAGAGCCTGAGGTAGCGAgctagtcttcttcttcttcttcttcttcttcttcttcttgttgccAACGAACAGTTGCACTCTTTTGATGGGATCCTCCTGTATTCAGACAACTGCCGAGAAGGTGGACGGTCCTCATTCGCATGTTTAACctgtgagctctctctctctctctctctctctctctttgtgtcAAGTTTCCATTTGATTTGTGGTAGAGCCTTTGGCGAAAAGGCTATGAATTTCAGTCGTCAAAATCTACTTTTTTCAATCCTTTACCTTGGCAACGATATCCACACAGGATGTGAGGAATTTGGTTTTTCCTTCAACATATCTGATGTGTGCTTGGAGATTATAGTCTTAACCGAAGATGTTTTCAGTGCTGGGTTTGCGTAAAACTACGCTCCCTAAGCTAGAAATcgtttttggaccaaaaaaaaaaaaggctagaaGTCGTTTAAGAAATATTGTGAGATAGAACCAGATTATGCTCTTAGTATAAACCCAATATATAGGATTAAACCCTAGTTATGAGAAATCTGGACATAGTATGTGGACCTTGGGGCTGAGATGAGAAACCGATGAAGAAGAACGGTGTTAAGTAGAGCTGAGATTGCCATTATCGGcaaatgaatgcatgaaaaactgaCCAGAGAAGGCCAGACTGATGCAAGCCAGAGCATTCAGAGAGGACGATTAGCCGACTGCCACGATTAGATTATATTACCGCTTGATTTTGATGATCTTTCACCCTAAAGAGAAAATCCGAAAGATGGATCATGACAAGCGAGTGCAGGGCGGAATAATTTCCCGCGAGTGATTGAACAAGAGCAACAGGTCGTCAACAAGCAGCATAAAAAATCTGCATTCACGAGGTTCGGACGAACTAGTTTACGTCCATGGTGATGAGAACAGTTCCCATTCTTCAATTAATCAACTGGTGAAAGTACGTACAAAAAATGTAAGCCTAAAAAGAGATTAGGGAAGCTTCAAATCATTCACTAAGCACATCAAAATCAGCAAAATATGTCTCCATGCAGCATCCATATAACATATACTGTTGAGAAAGTAAGAAATTGAGGCAAgtttcattttgcaattttttccttcttgggATTGTCTGTTTAACTTTAGATCATAATCTTGGCAAACCAGTTATGTAGCACTGCGAGGTTTTTTCCTCCTGTAATGCAGAACTTAGTAGTTCCTCATAGTCATGATTCAACTTTGAGAACAGAAAAGATTAAGGGCTACATCCATCTAATCGGGCAAATGTACCAGAAAATTGCTAAGGGAGTTAAATATATCAAATTCAACCTTACATGATGTACCTTGTGATTCAACAGAAAGGGAAATACAAATGCTTAGTACACGGTTACTACCATCTCATAATTTATTTACTGTATGTTATCATGGCGACTCTCATATGAGCGTACTCAAGTCGTGATACACATTGCAAGCATTGTGTAGGGTCGCGGCCATTTAGAACGTATAACGTCTTGAGAGAAGTGTAGAtcttattgaaaatgctcaCACGTctcgaaattaaaataaaattttcatatttagacataaatacGTATTGTGCATATAAGTGCAGTGATGCATCCACAAAACAAGAAAGTTCAATACCCATGCACCAACTTCTTAAGAGAGTCTTGAGGTGAATTTCAATCTCAGATTCTCTCTCAAAACACCGCATGTCTAAGCTACCCTTTAGCTCATTACAGCCGTACAGCTTGGTAAATTCTAATTTTTAGTCTCCTCCAAATGAAATGCTACTTCTTTTCTACTTGCACGGTCTCAAAAACTATCGAGTCTCTTCCCTCAATGTACAAATGACAATTTGTAGTGCTTCCATATGTCTTCACAACAATTCTCAATATGTTCCTCCGAGTTAGACAATGGTATTGATTTCTTTTACATCGTTTACCAAAACACTACTTCAGTGTCCACAAAGTatttgccaaaagaaaatttgttaaaCATGACATGTTTCTTGTTTCACAAGCATTGCGTCTGCTCATTTGCAACATCCAAAGTCTCTCTCGAGGCACATGCGAAATATGAATTAGAAAAGACAGCAAATGCAACTTAGCTACTGATCATCAATCCTTTTGTGAATGCTAATGCGGAATTTAACTAGTAATAAAGGACTAAAAAGCGGTCCTTGTTTTTCACTTGAGCTGCAAAAATTTTCTGCTAAGAAAAAGAATGCTATGAAGAGATTAAAAACAACTGCTTGCAAGTAAAATTTATCATTCAGCTCTCACATCGAATTTGCTTCAACATAAGAAACCATTCCCGGTATGATATCCAATTTTGCCTAGGGACTACGAAACTATAGGCGAGGATAACCAAAGGGATTTGCAGAAATATGATGAACAAACCACAGCACTTCAAAGTTTCTTAATTGAAGGCACAATACACTCTCTCcggaaaaaagaataagaggTTTTTGGCTCTCCCTAGTGCATCATGCACTCCCGAAAAGGGAAATTGCACAAGACAACCAACCTCTAACACATCACCTGGTGGGGTTCGAGACGACGACACATGAAGAATTGTCTGATCACAGCGATGAAGATCAGGATCAGTACTCCAGTTTGGCCTTTCGATCTTCTTTCGCATTTTCAGCAATTTTCGTAGAACTCATGAAGTAGTGTGCTGTGACGATGTAGCTGAGGAAATCTAGGGTTCTGTTCTTGGCCAAATAAAGGAGCTACTGTCAAACTCTTGAATGATACCTGCCAGGAGATCTGTGCTTCTCATCGCAGGACACAGACCGCTTGGTCCAGGATAGTAGTTTCCCATCTCGGCACTGCTTGTCCCTGCTGTCGCATCAGACCAGAACTTGTCGATGATGTCGTCCATCTCTGACGCGAATCGCCCATATTCTTGCGCCGAGTCGTGGTTGTTGATCGCTTGCTGGCGGCCACAGAAACCATCAGCACCGGAGACCTCCGTAGCGTTAGGGTTTATCTCTCCGgtcctctctcttgctctctcccTCGCCTTTTCCCTTTCCCTAGCATCGCCAgatttcatcttctctttcctGTTGCTATCATCTTGTTCTCGTTCGTGTTCTGCTTCAGCTTCTGCTTGAGCCACCTTTACGTCGCCGCCGCCAGAGTCCCTCGGCTTGGTGATGCTCCGGCCTACCAGCTCCTTGATGGAGCTCCTGGACTTGGAGAGGAGCCACTCGATGGTCTTGCTGGCCTTATCAAACCCCAGCATGTCCTGCAGGTCAAAGA includes these proteins:
- the LOC115750640 gene encoding transcription factor TCP1-like encodes the protein MFSASGGAHHSPLLPAEEALAIATSSENQEPGGHPPPFPRFPVLPHRIDGASSSFYPYFSQQHVAPPPDSRGDVDAVEVVDPAKNKRSALPRKRNAGKTDRHSKIRTLQGLRDRRIRLSVQASRKFFDLQDMLGFDKASKTIEWLLSKSRSSIKELVGRSITKPRDSGGGDVKVAQAEAEAEHEREQDDSNRKEKMKSGDAREREKARERARERTGEINPNATEVSGADGFCGRQQAINNHDSAQEYGRFASEMDDIIDKFWSDATAGTSSAEMGNYYPGPSGLCPAMRSTDLLAGIIQEFDSSSFIWPRTEP